The Haloarcula laminariae genomic sequence TCGGGGAGGATTCCATTAAGGTGCGTAAGGAATGTCCAGAATGTCCAGTTTGGGACTTCTTCGTAGACATTGACCTGACCGTAAGCATCGGTCTTTTCTTCGAGAAGCGTATACAATTCTTGATACCCATCGGAGGTTCCTTTCCCAACCCGGATTGCGACAAAGTTCTTTTCGGTTGTATCTAGTACGTCGAACATTGGAGTCCTCATAGTGGATGACATTTGTCAGTGAGCGTGAGTGGTCGAACTAGTTGTGTTACTTCCGGAATCGATGGTCTCGACTAATTCGACAGTCGCATGGTCGATTCCGCTCTCGGAGAGCTGTTCGTGAACTCTGCGTTGAATTTCCTGCTGTGCTTCGAGTGATGTTGAACGGTCACTCGCGCGAACCGTAGCGACAGTCAATTGGCTGCAGACTTGCCATACGTGTAAATCATCGATACGTTCAATACCCTCGATAGTCGTGAGTTCCGCTTCGAGGTCGCTAGTCTGGATCGGGCTCCGCTGAAGGAGAATCGATGTGCTTTCTCTGAGTACCCGACCGGCAGACCACAGCACCAAGACAGCAATTAGGATTGCGGCAGCAGGGTCGGCGACGGGGAGATCGAAAACGGCGACGGCAACAGTCGAGACGATGACTGCGATGGACCCACCAGCATCACCGAGCAGGTGGTAGAACGCCCCTCGCTCGTTGAGGCTCATTTGGTCACCCTGGAGGATGTACACGGAGCCGAGGTTGACTAATAGACCACCAACAGCGATGAGGAGTGTCTGTCCAATGTCGATAGTGACGGAACTGAGAAATCGCTGATACGCCTCCCAAACGATATACGCGACCATTGGAACGAGAAGAACACCGTTGAGGAAGGCCGCAACTGGTTCGAGTCGATGCAGTCCATAAGACCATGACTCACCACCCTCAAACCGTTCGGCCGTGTAGCCGGCGCTGAACGCCATCACGTACGCTAACATATCGAACAACATATGCATGGCATCGCTGATAAGCGCCACAGACCCGAACAGAAGGCCGCCGGCCAGTTCGACGACGAAGCCGACAAAGTTGATGACCGCGACTAGCGCAAGTTTGCGCGTGCTCCGGCCCGTTTGTTCGGACATTCCTTCGGAATCATGGGTGTGTACCTCACTCGACATCAGTTAGGATTCCTCCGAAGAGTGGTCAGGAGCAGCACCGCTCGTATCAGCGGTCGAATCGTTTGTTGCCTGGTGTGAGTTACCCGACTTGGCTTGCTGATCATCATCCAGTGTATCATGATCGCTCTCTCCGCTTTCAGACTCGGAAGTCAGCGTCTGACCAGTCGGACCGACCAAGTCAACGGGCCGGAACCAGATGAACCAGACGAGAAAGATTCCAGTTCCATACCCGACAATCCAGACCAGGTCTGCAAGTATTGGTAGACTCGCCTGCTCCAGAGAGTATACCGCTAACCCTGGCCCAATAATCCCGACAAGGACCAAGAGTATCATTATCTGTGGGGCTGCAAGTCCCACTGGATAGCGACCACGATTTGTATCGTCATCTGATGTTCCACTCATGACTTGTAAACGATTTATTCAGCTGAAGGAGTGATGTTCTCAGGCCGAATCCGTGACAATCGCATCGCGTTTCCGGTCACAGCTGTTGTCATCCCGGCGTCTCCCGCGAGAACAGCGAGCCAGATTGGAACGTAACCGAAGGGGACGGCGATAGCGAGTGCCGCCTTGACGCCGAGGCTGGCCCAGATGTTCTGCCGGATAACACCGTTGGCGTCGTTGGCTAGCTCGTAGAGATACGGGAGCTTCGAGAGATCATCGCTCATCAACGCGATATCGGCTGTTTCGAGGGCGGTATCGGTCCCTGCGGCCCCCATCGCGACGCCGATTGTGGCGGTGGCGAGCGCGGGCGCGTCGTTGACCCCATCGCCAACCATCGCGACGCCGTCGTATTGTTCGTCGAGTTCCTCGATAGCAGCGACCTTCTCGTCTGGCAGGAGTTCAGCACGAAATTCGTCGACTCCGACCTCGTTGGCAATCGCTCGGGCAGTCCGCTCGTTGTCCCCGGTTAGCATGATGATGTGCTTGACGCCGAGGTCATGGAGGCGCTGGATCGTCTGTGCCGACTCTGGGCGGATTTCATCAGCCACAGCGATGACACCTTCGAGCTCGTCTTCGGTGCCGACAAGTACGACAGTCTTGCCCTGTGACTGTAACTCAGGCACTGTCTCTTCGAGCAGGTCGAGACAGTCGTTGCGCTCACACATCTGACGGCTCTTCGTCGTGACGACCCCGCCATCAGTTGTCGCGTGGACGTGTCCCAAGTCGAAACCGAGTTCCTCGAACAGTCCCGGCTTGCCGGCGTAGTGCGGTGTCTCATCGAGCGTCGCTCTGACGCCTTTCCCGGTGATGCTCTCGAACTCGTTGACCTCACGGTCCCCGACAGCGGCCTGCTCTGCGTGGTCGACGATGGCCTCGCCGATTGGATGTTCCGAGCGGGATTCGAGTCCACGCGCACAGCGGAGGACATCCGCCTCGGTATTGTCGTTCAGCGGGACGACGTCAGTAACGGTGAGTTCCCCTTTGGTGAGCGTCCCGGTCTTGTCCATTGCCACAGCTTCGACAGCGCCCATCGCTTCGAGGTGATTGCCCCCCTTGATGAGGACGCCGTTCTTCGCTGCACTCGTAATACCCGAGACGACTGACACCGGCGTTGAGATGACGAACGCGCACGGACACGCGAGCACGAGGAGCGTGAGCCCGTATACAATGTACGTTGGCCATGATGCTCCGAGCACGAGCGGTGGGACCAGCGCGATAATAACGGCAAAGCCGACAACTGCTGGCGTGTAGTAGCCCGCGAAGCTATCGACGAACTGCTCACGTTCGGTCTTGTTCGACTGTGCGTCCTCGACCATCTGGACGATGCGTGAGAGTGTGTTGTCGCCAGACTCAGATGTTACCCTGATTTCGAGATATCCCTCCTCGTTGATCGTCCCGGCATACACTTCCTCGCCTGGGGTCTTATCCACAGGGACCGATTCACCCGTGATGGGGGCTTGGTTGACGGCGCTCTCGCCATCGAGTACCTCTCCGTCCATCGGGATTTTCTCACCTGGACGCACAACGACTATATCGCCGACTTCGACATTGTCGACCGGAATCGTGACTTCCTCGCCGTCACGTTTGACCGTTGCTTCGTCCGGTGAGAGATCCATGAGTTCACGCAACGAGTTTCGAGCGCGGTCCATCGAATAGCGTTCGAGCAGCTCGGCGATGCTAAACAGAAACGCAAGCGTCGCGGCCTCGAAATAAAGCGACTCGCCGAAGACGAGGCCAGCGACGACCGCACCAGCGATTGCGATGCTCATCAACAAGTCGATATCGAGATTTAGATTTCGAGCCGAATAGTACCCGTTGCGAAAGATGACTTGGCCGGCGACCCCGATAGCGACCAGAAAGAGCACGTCAGCAAGAAGTATCTCGCGGCCGAGGATCGTAGCCACGAGACTGTTCTGGCTGGTGAGTAGAAACTCAAAGAGCAGTCCGAACGCGACGAAGCCTCCGCTGAGCCACGTTTTGAGCGCTCTTGTACTGGTCCAGACGTTCGTGCGGTCGTCGGCGATGCCGGCTTCATCATCGCCTTTTGCCGCCGTCGAATCCACCACCTCGTAGCCTGCACTCTCTATAGTCTCTTCTATCTGTGATGGTGAAAGGGACGACTGGTCGTAGGTAACGGTCACCGTGCCGGTAGTGGGCTGGGTTTCGTAGGTCTGGACTCCGGCGTGCCGTTCGAGGGCGTTCTCGATTTTCTCCGCGCAGGACGGACAATCCATCTCTGGGACGGTGAACGTCACCGTTGTTCCACTTTGCCCCTCAATCGTGTATCCAGCCTTTTCGATCCGGCTAGCTATCTCGTCCGATGTCGTTTGGTCGCGGTCGTAGGAAACAGTCAGCGTGCCGGTCGTGACCTGTGGGTCAATGGCGGTTATGCCATCGAGCTTTCGGACGCTGTTCTCGACTTTTCCCGCGCAGGACGGACAATCCATCTCGGGGATGGAGTACTCGACGGTGTCACTTTTCACGCCGGTTGGTTCAGATATCTCTTCGTGACCGTTGCCATCGGAATCGTGATTGTGAGTATGGTCGTGGCCATGCTCGTGATCGTGGGATTCTCCAGCGTCCGGTGAATCCCGGCCGGAGGAGGTCATATATCGATGTGTCCACTCCAATGTTAATAAATCAGCTGTTACAAAAGCGGCTTTTGCTGCTGTTTATTAATAAATATTGGGCCCTATGTTATTAAAAAGACGTATCACTTCTGTCTTCGCAAAACGTCCGTCAGTACATTCGACTGGTGAACCACAACGGTTTCAAATCCGAGTTCGCTAACTGTTCGTAACTACAGAAATCTGATGCCACAGATAGAAACCGCCATTCCAGAGAGTGAGAGCTCGGCCAGTGTCTGTGAGTATTGTGGGCATCCATTTCCAACACACGACCGACTGGTACTCCATAGGGGAGTCGAGCACCCAGGGCAACTGGACGCAGCAGAAGAAGAAGCGTTCACGGAAGCGTACGCTGTCGAAAACGATGAACTGGAAACATTCCGGTTGAAAGCGCTCGTGGTGTTGGTCCTGCTGTACTTCGCGTTCATTATGCTCTATGCCATCTTCGCCTGATTCAGACGGTGACCGGACAGCCTTCATGGATAGGGATGACTCTCGACAAAAAATACAAGCAGCAGTGAAACGCATACCCGCGACTCGCCCCCAACGAATCTGTATACAGTTTCTGGTATGGCTCGCACTGTTACTATTCTTCGTCGACACTGTGGCTGCTGCGAACGGATTGACGCTCGCAAAAGGATCCCGTGACACGCTTGCAGTCCCGCAGTGGCTGTATCTCACCACTGGCGGGGCCACTATCGGCGCATCCGCACTGCTCGCGAGTTTCGTTACTGACCGGGTATTTATTCGGTCAGTACATGAGTGGTCACAGACCGTCCCAGCAGTAGATAGCTGGTGGCAACCGCTCGTATGGGCCGGTCGCGCCGTCGGCGTCATCGGACTGGGACTCGCTGTGTACGTGGGACTTACCGGACCGCCGCTCCCAACGTCGAGTCTCACGATTCTGCTTGCTTTTGCTGGCATTCGAGCCGGGTTGCCCATAGTGACCTATCTCTTCGGAAATGTTTGGCCTGTGCTCAACCCGTGGCGAACGCTCGCGACTGTGTGTCCGTCCGGATTCCGTACGTACCCCGAGACGCTGCACCGCTGGCCAGCCGTGGTCGGTTGGCTGAGTCTCATCTGGGTCGAGATGGTCTTCCCAGTAAGTACTGTCCCGAGTGTCCTCACGAGGGTCCTACTGGTCTACTCGACAGTGACACTCGCTGGCGCCATACTATTTGGACCGGAGCCCTGGTTCGAAAACGCGGATCCACTCGCCGTTCTCTTCCGTTTCTACGGAGCGGTTGCAGCTGTCTCTCGTTCTCAGGGACACCTCAACGTGAAACTGCCTGGCAGCAGATTATCGGACTCCGACACCGTAACCCATGTTTCCGATATCGCGTTCATTATCGCACTTGTCTGGGAACTCACATACAGCGGTTTCATCACGACCAGTGCCGGCGCGGCGACCATTGAGGCACTTGTTGGCGCCCTGGCTGGCTTGGCTGGGCCAGAAACGCTCGCCGTCCCCATGTACACACTCTTGTTCCTTGTCGGATACGGTCTCTTTTTTGCTGCGTACTGGTACGCGAGCCATCTTTCACGACGCAGTACAAACACGTACATAACCGCACGAACGATAGCACTCCAGTTCGCTGCACCACTCCTTGCCATTGCAGCTGGATATCATCTAGCACATTACGCGGGGCTATTCGTGTCACTCAGTCCGGCCCTCGTGATGGCGCTCACCTCTCCCCTGTCACCCCCAGCAAATCCATTAGTTCTCTCTCCGCCACCGTGGTTCGAAGGCCTTGGTATTGCAGCTATCCTACTCGGCCATCTCCTCGCGATTTGGGCGGCGCATGCGGTTGCGTATGACCTCTTTTCCAGTCGACTCGTCGCGGTTCGGAGCCAGTATCCGTTTATCGCGGTGATGGTGGGGTACACAGTAATAAGCCTCTGGATTGTTTCTCTTCCCAGTGCGACGCCACCGTTTCTGGCTTAATCACCCTGAAAAACGGACAACAGGGCTCAGACGGTGAACTCGATTGGCGGCATATCGATGAATGCTGTCTCGTATCCGTCGTGTCGAGCGAGTTGTGGTGGGGCCTGGGGAGTTATTGAAATGATATCACCTGATTGGATATCGGGGATTTGTTCCCCGTAGAAACAGCTAATTTCGGGGTCAACTGTGGCCCGGAGCGATTCATCGAATATGGTCTCTTGTCCTCGATCTATGGTTGCAGAAAGCGACATTCGCGGGAGAATAACGCGATTGTACGGTGTTCGAGGTGAGACAATCAAATAGGAATTCGAGGCTTCACTGAAACGGGTGTTCCCCGCAACAACGGAAGCGATGAAAGTCGCATCGCCGGAGGAGCCGTCACCGACCACTCGGCCAGGAAGAGCGGATCGCACCGGCGCAGTCGGTTCCGGTAGCATGTCCATATCCAGCAGGTCGACAGTTCCGCTTGAACCTGCCTTGTCTCCCACACGCCGGTATTCGAGATTGTACGTCTCGTTCGTATCGAACGTAAAGCTCATTGAAGCGGACTGTGACTCCGTGAATCTGCCCTCGAATGGAGTGGTCCGGTCGGCGCTGAGTGGGCCGATGCTGAGAGTTACATCGTACTCTCCTTCACCGGAGAGAGCGACGTTATCTCCGTGATGGAAGCCCATGGTCGGTGAAATCATCGGCCAGAAATTCGTCGTAGTCACCCGGCCATCGGCGTTGCTAATCTCTGCAGAGACATCGAGTGGCAGGACAGTGTTCGTCTCTGTATCCCAGACGCTCGCCATCAAATGAAGTGAATCACTAGATTGAACGACGACCTTGTTCTTGTCCGACCCGGCGAGGTTCCAGAATCGGTGGGGGAACGAATGCATCAACGCAAATCTCACATCATTAGCCGTCGTCGTTCCGTACATTCCCATCCCTTCGATAACTGCAGGGTAATAGACGGTATCTGGTCGGTTCTCTACGAGTGGAGGGTCCCGCCAAGCGGATTGTGTTTCAAATCCAAGCCTGCTGAGACAGCCAGCCAGAGTCACAGATCCAACGAAGCTAGTACTCTGTGCGAGAAATCGGCGTCGCCTCATTGCCTATTGATACGGTCTCGTGCAGAATCATGCTTCTGGTTCAGTATTCAAACGGTCACGTCAGCGCCAACCAACCGGCATGTTTTGGAGCGGAAAGGTTCCTAGCTCGGAGTATATCGACAAACGGGCGACAATACTCAGTCAGATTGAAGGAACTCCTCCGCTCGGTCCGAACCCACTGCCGATTCGATAGAGTTGATGAGACTTCCGGTGAACAGCGCGATGGTCCCGACGATAAACAGTACGGTCAATGGTGAGGCCGGATCGACGAACACCCAGTACAGCGGCGCCGCCACCGAGGGACCAAGAGCCAAGAGACCGATTTTAGCGACGAGGGGTCCACAGCACCCACAGGTGCACGAACCGACAACAGTCGCAGTCCCTGTGGTTCCCTCAGTCAGTCCTGCATGTTCCTCTATGCGCCAATAGCGGGCAATAATCGCTGCGTTGAGGCCAATAAGCGAACTCAGAAGACCAACGATGATAACGAGTCCGGGTGAGAGCGCGAGGAAAAACGGAATGTGTGGACGAACGATTTCGAGCGTTGGCCACGAGACGAGTTGATATATTATAGGTAGCACGACTGTAGTGCTTTGATGTGGTAGCCCCTCTTCGGGAAACACCGACAGGTACCCCGTAATGAAGAGGAAGAAGAGGCCCGCAACGAGTCCAACCCCGAGACCGAACCGGCGGGCAACCGAATCGCGCAAAACATCTCGGATGACATGCGCCGCGTCTTTCTT encodes the following:
- a CDS encoding STAS/SEC14 domain-containing protein, whose protein sequence is MFDVLDTTEKNFVAIRVGKGTSDGYQELYTLLEEKTDAYGQVNVYEEVPNWTFWTFLTHLNGILPDLRRGPNFNIDRYAAVGDSIWAELLFDLWDTIQPIWPVAPNTMRYFEMEEKDAALNWAKGGIVNQ
- a CDS encoding cation diffusion facilitator family transporter; its protein translation is MSSEVHTHDSEGMSEQTGRSTRKLALVAVINFVGFVVELAGGLLFGSVALISDAMHMLFDMLAYVMAFSAGYTAERFEGGESWSYGLHRLEPVAAFLNGVLLVPMVAYIVWEAYQRFLSSVTIDIGQTLLIAVGGLLVNLGSVYILQGDQMSLNERGAFYHLLGDAGGSIAVIVSTVAVAVFDLPVADPAAAILIAVLVLWSAGRVLRESTSILLQRSPIQTSDLEAELTTIEGIERIDDLHVWQVCSQLTVATVRASDRSTSLEAQQEIQRRVHEQLSESGIDHATVELVETIDSGSNTTSSTTHAH
- a CDS encoding heavy metal translocating P-type ATPase, giving the protein MTSSGRDSPDAGESHDHEHGHDHTHNHDSDGNGHEEISEPTGVKSDTVEYSIPEMDCPSCAGKVENSVRKLDGITAIDPQVTTGTLTVSYDRDQTTSDEIASRIEKAGYTIEGQSGTTVTFTVPEMDCPSCAEKIENALERHAGVQTYETQPTTGTVTVTYDQSSLSPSQIEETIESAGYEVVDSTAAKGDDEAGIADDRTNVWTSTRALKTWLSGGFVAFGLLFEFLLTSQNSLVATILGREILLADVLFLVAIGVAGQVIFRNGYYSARNLNLDIDLLMSIAIAGAVVAGLVFGESLYFEAATLAFLFSIAELLERYSMDRARNSLRELMDLSPDEATVKRDGEEVTIPVDNVEVGDIVVVRPGEKIPMDGEVLDGESAVNQAPITGESVPVDKTPGEEVYAGTINEEGYLEIRVTSESGDNTLSRIVQMVEDAQSNKTEREQFVDSFAGYYTPAVVGFAVIIALVPPLVLGASWPTYIVYGLTLLVLACPCAFVISTPVSVVSGITSAAKNGVLIKGGNHLEAMGAVEAVAMDKTGTLTKGELTVTDVVPLNDNTEADVLRCARGLESRSEHPIGEAIVDHAEQAAVGDREVNEFESITGKGVRATLDETPHYAGKPGLFEELGFDLGHVHATTDGGVVTTKSRQMCERNDCLDLLEETVPELQSQGKTVVLVGTEDELEGVIAVADEIRPESAQTIQRLHDLGVKHIIMLTGDNERTARAIANEVGVDEFRAELLPDEKVAAIEELDEQYDGVAMVGDGVNDAPALATATIGVAMGAAGTDTALETADIALMSDDLSKLPYLYELANDANGVIRQNIWASLGVKAALAIAVPFGYVPIWLAVLAGDAGMTTAVTGNAMRLSRIRPENITPSAE
- a CDS encoding DNA-binding protein; its protein translation is MPQIETAIPESESSASVCEYCGHPFPTHDRLVLHRGVEHPGQLDAAEEEAFTEAYAVENDELETFRLKALVVLVLLYFAFIMLYAIFA
- a CDS encoding iron transporter translates to MYGTTTANDVRFALMHSFPHRFWNLAGSDKNKVVVQSSDSLHLMASVWDTETNTVLPLDVSAEISNADGRVTTTNFWPMISPTMGFHHGDNVALSGEGEYDVTLSIGPLSADRTTPFEGRFTESQSASMSFTFDTNETYNLEYRRVGDKAGSSGTVDLLDMDMLPEPTAPVRSALPGRVVGDGSSGDATFIASVVAGNTRFSEASNSYLIVSPRTPYNRVILPRMSLSATIDRGQETIFDESLRATVDPEISCFYGEQIPDIQSGDIISITPQAPPQLARHDGYETAFIDMPPIEFTV